AGGAACTCGGCATGACCCAGACGGCGGTCAGCTACCAGATCAAGCTGATCGAGGAGAGCGTCGGCGAGCCGCTGTTTCTGAGGCGTCCCCGGCAGGTGACGCTGACGGAAGTCGGTCAAAGGCTGGCGCCAAAGGTGACCGAAGCCTTCGAACTGCTGCTGGAGGCGGTAACCTCGGCGCGCACCGATGCCGATACGGCCCTCTTCATCCACTCGACGCCGACTTTTGCCTCGCAATGGCTGGCGCGCAATATCGGCACCTTTCAGATCGCCCATCCGCATATCTCGGTACGGCTGGCAACGGCCGACAAGGTCATCGATTTCGGGAAAGAAGCTGCAGACATCGCCATCCGCTACGGTGACGGCAACTGGCCGGGGCTCACCTGCCATCCGTTGATGCGGGTGGAGTTCACGCCGATGCTGAGCCCGGCCCTTGCCGAGACCATCGGCGGCGTGCATGAGCCGCGCGACCTTCTGAAGCTCAGGATCATCGATCCGAACGACCCCTGGTGGGAGCAATGGTTC
This DNA window, taken from Sinorhizobium fredii NGR234, encodes the following:
- a CDS encoding LysR substrate-binding domain-containing protein, with the protein product MKMSKQFPLNALRVFEAAARLGSFTRAGEELGMTQTAVSYQIKLIEESVGEPLFLRRPRQVTLTEVGQRLAPKVTEAFELLLEAVTSARTDADTALFIHSTPTFASQWLARNIGTFQIAHPHISVRLATADKVIDFGKEAADIAIRYGDGNWPGLTCHPLMRVEFTPMLSPALAETIGGVHEPRDLLKLRIIDPNDPWWEQWFRAAGVENPELAGRPASRLGAQAFEARAAVAGQGVAILTPDFYSDDVALGRLYQPFDLRCNDSHDYWLVYPHARRNAPKIRAFRDWILGELNPSLSQF